Sequence from the Argentina anserina chromosome 7, drPotAnse1.1, whole genome shotgun sequence genome:
TGTTCACTATCTCTCAACTCAAATTAACACCAAGTGACCAAACTACATCTGTTCTTAATTACTGTACCTCAGTAATACACTATCCATCATGACCAGCCGGCCAGTTGCTTcctagactatatatatatcagtctaTTATGTAAACAAAATTTTCTCCATTTCTGCAGCTTAATAACGATTTTTCCAGGTGCTCAATAGAAGCCGAAAACATCTATCACATGTTGCTGATGTCATGATGTAACTGCCGTGCCTCTGAACTCCTACGAAAAGTACGTGGATCAGAATTTGCAGTAACTTACATGCTACGGGATTATACAAATGTTTGCTATTAAAAGGTTTTCTGACATGAACTTAATTTGTTTCTGCAAATCACAATGCCAAACCCTAAAAAATTGAGCGCTTATATTAGGATCATAACACGTAAAGAGGATTAAACAACGAAAGTAAAggaaaacgaaagaaagagaTTAACTAAACATATCATTCAGCAATACATACAACTTACGAGAGAGATTCTGACCGAGAAATTCCTATATTCCTAATCCTTCTTGGACTCGTCTTCGTTCTCCTAGAGTGAGTAGAGTCCATTCTGGTATCAAGCTAGTTGTTCCTAATCAATCCTGAATTCCTAATCCTAAAAAGAGATTCAAGTATttctatatatgtgtgtgcgtGTATTCCTATAACGTCGTTTCATGCAAAGTAACATAGAGACTCGGATCTCGGGGACTGTTTTTCCTTGGTTGATTAAAATCAAACGCTAAACAACATGTTGCGCCAAAGGAAGAACATGCTGCAGAAAAGGAAGGATATGTTGATGATTgagagaaacgaaaagatgattgagagaaagaaaaaggaaaaggaaagtaaaagtaaaagaatGGGCAATGAGTGTAGCTCTTGGCAGACACCACCGGAAGATGTCATGGAGAAAATTCTACAGTTGGTCGACTTTGCTGATCAAAGAATGTTAGGTCAGGTCAGCAAGTCTTGGAGGTCAATTGTTTTTCAAACATTCACGCGTGGAGCTCGTCGTCACCTCCCATGGTTAATATTACCTAAATCGCTAAATTGCAAGAGTAACAAATATTTGAGCTTTCTTAACTTCCCTGACAACAAACTCTCTGCGGGAAAGATCACTAAGTTAAAGCTGCCAAAGAGACTTCAAGGAGGGTGCATAAACGGATCTTGTAAAGGTTGGTTGATCATCATCAAGGAAAAAGGACTCGACTCTGAGATGTGTCTGGTAAACCCAATTTCAGGAGTCATACACAAACTTCCGCCTTTGAGAACAATTCCATATTTTAAAGACTTTGTCAAATCTAGAAGATGGGAACTCTTGGGTGCCAATGGATTCTGTAACTCAGTTAAAATGTCTACCCCAGATGGATATATTAATTCTTCAAGCAACTTTATTATTGCTGCAGTTTTTGATGATCGGAATATGTTATGCTTGTGCAGACCCGGAGATGAAAACTGGAGCTTCTTCCCGGTATGCGATGTGATCTGTGATATACTGTTTTCTTCCAGCACATTATATGCGTTAGTTTGGAATGAAGAGAAGGATGGTGTCGTCGCACCCACTTACCCATTGAACTTTGCACATCATGACGCTGGACACTTGATGCTGAAGTTGGTATATGACAAACACCAAGACACGAATGACATCATTGATGATTATCATAACGACTATAAGAGAGCTTCTAATGCACAAATAAGACAAATGTTGTTGGAATCAACCAGCAAGGAAGTTATGGTAGTCCATCAAGTTTTCGATTATATTATTGAGAAAAAAGTTGATGGTGATgaacaaataaatgagaatgGTGATGAGGACGGCGCCGGCATCGGTGATTTTGAAGGGAACAATGACGATGAAGGTGGTGGTGCAAGTGATGTTGAAGAAGTAATCAATGATACTACTAAAAACGTACGTGTACGCACAAGTAGGTTTGTATTCTACAAGATAGATGAACGCAACAATAACTTTGATGTGATGCAGTCCTTAGGTGACCAATTATTATTTTGTGGAGACGATGGTGTTTTCTCTCTTCCTGCTGGTAACATCAAAGATGTAGAAAATGATTGCATCTACTTTATAACGAATTTTTGCCGGATGGTGGATTTGGAATTCGGAGCAACGACATGCATGTCTGATGGGTATGGCATATTCTACTTAAATGGTCAAATAATTGAAGGCCCATATCAAGGTGGGGAAATATCACTCAAGTATCAAGGGAGTTGGTTCACTCCAAGTTTATAGAATATAATATTGTTTTCTTAAATAAATAatacctttttttcttttatgtgaTTTGCTTTTATGTACGCATTGTTTGCTAAGCACCCTAAAGTTGCCCGTAATGTATCCCGATGAAGGATCATAGATATTGGTTCATTAGCTGTgagtatttttcattttttttgtaatatgTAGCCATCATGTAGGAGAACTAACTTggtaaaaaataatatttaatttgcATATAATATTTGGCTGTTGCATATactgttgaaaaaaaaacttgagatTATTCAATGCTATTATTGAATTGAAAGCATTTTGGTATTGATAGACATCAATAAGCATAAGGGTTAGTATTCTTAGTAAGCTATAACCCTGACTCATCCAGGACAACGTAAAGGACCTGGAGAcctatttatataattacGTTTGTTGCAATTAGACACCAAATTATAGTTGGGCAAATCGATTGATCCCAACACCATACAAAACCGCAATAACTAGTTAGGTAACATGAGATGTTATTTAGTTtagtatatactatttttgaGTGGTCGGTGGCTACTATTCATACGTTGTTCATGACTTTTTTGACCTTGCTCTCCTTTACATTTAAGACAAAGGGTTCCGGGTCGTTTTAGTTCTTTCGTTTTCTGCCCTATGCGCGTTATCTCTTCCTctccgtctctctctctcccatcGTTGTGTAGAGTTTGGTCTCCTTTGATTGTCTTGATCGGTAAGTCCTCCCCTGGGTTTCAATCTGGTCACTGTTTTCCTTGCTGACATTTCAGTTGCAGTGGTTAGGGGTAGTGATAAAATCACTTTCAATTGAGATTTCAAACTCACCCTGAATTTTTGATTTGAGATTGTAATTTTTAGGGTTGAATCAGTAAGGTCATCAAGTCTCTGTAATTCCTTCAATACTCGGGGAAAATTAAGGTAGAATTTTTGTTCTTAGattaaatttgagttttgaaagttgTTCACTAGGTGAATGAGTGGAGATTATCAATTCGGTAGATTCAAATTTCAGCTTTCTAAAGCTCCttcaagttgatgattgtTCACTGACATTTAAAACTCTTACATTAGTTTAATGAACCTCAACTAATGAGGAATGGAGGATCCATATGGAAATCTATGCAGAGTTACAAGTTTCATTTGATGTGAATAAATATCTGCCATAATGCCAATATGTCAAGTCTGATATTATAGTTCTTCACTCTTTGTTATAACTAAGGATTAAAAACTTGGCTTTCACAATTTCTATGGACGACTCAGCTTTGAGCTTTCGAATTCTTTTTCTCTGTATTGTATTGATTCAATTTCTGATTTCATTCCCTTCACTTTTCCTAGAATTGAATTCATCATGTTCACtcgggaattttttttttcaagtgcTTTGCTGCTGTTGATATGAGCCTATTGGTAGATGGTGTGTTTAGGAGAGAGATGAAATTGCAATATGATATAATGTATAGTTGTTGGGGCTTCAATTTACTTGATAACTGGTCTCTATGCAATCAATGAGTAATAATGAGAACATAGCAGGTATGCAACATATGTAATTCTTGGTTATTGTGGTTGTCTCTTCTCAATCAGTTCATGACACATATAAACTATTTATGAGTTTTCTCTGCAATCCGTTCATGTTAAACAACATAATTTCAATTCattttttaacataattttgtACGGTATGGTGTGAGTGAATTTCTATATTTGTGTTAAATTGAGAAATTGGGTTTTATCACTTTATGTAAATTCTATATTATAGTAATGTAAATCTCAATGCAAATTTGTAATTAAAATCTTAGGTAACTTGATATCAAGCTTTCTGTTATAGAAATCCTGGCATCTATCTTGAATAAAGTGTCTCCCTTTTGTTGtaataattttcttcttccataAAATTGTCCTAATTGCTCTGATAATTTTTGCCTTCAGTGTTAGAATAATCGTTTGGTATTGTACATTCTATTTTAAaatgatgttttatctgaTTTTTTTGATCTGATTACAGGCTTTTTAATATCCGAAGTTCAAAATCTTTATCCCTCCTaattgtcacatcccgccaatttaagccaaattttaccttgagcattctagacggTTCCGGAACATGGCGGAACACTTTGGAAGATCATAGAAGATCCTAGAAGGCgttagaagtctcaagaagccttgagACATTTCCGGATATCTCTAGAACCTTAGAGTAATGCTATTATGCGACTATCATACTGTTACCACAGTAAATAGTGCTTTAAAGTTTACATCTTTATCTTTGGCAATTGCAAGTTTCCAATGTAAAATTTAACCTTTTCTGTGTTTGACAATAAAGAAGCCATTTACATTGTTAACTCAAACATatatgaatttgattgttacCCACATAGCTTCTAAATGTGAAATACTTGGTCTTCATATGGAGTAGACTCCATAAGATCAATAAGCTTCTGCAACATTTGAGCTATTTAGTATCTTCCAGTACCAAATAAACTGGGTCAACTGTTTTACGTTGGAATGTGATTTTGCAGTTACCAGAAAGATAGAGCCCCGCAACAAGGCGCGGGTGTGCTTCCCAGTAAGACTAAGATTCATAGACTAGTTAACAAATCACAGTTCTTAAATTTCTGAATATCACACTAGCTTACACTATTTTTACTTGGCCATTCAGATTCATACAGACTAGTAATCTACTAAATATCAAATTTCCCCTAATTTT
This genomic interval carries:
- the LOC126803728 gene encoding uncharacterized protein LOC126803728 → MGNECSSWQTPPEDVMEKILQLVDFADQRMLGQVSKSWRSIVFQTFTRGARRHLPWLILPKSLNCKSNKYLSFLNFPDNKLSAGKITKLKLPKRLQGGCINGSCKGWLIIIKEKGLDSEMCLVNPISGVIHKLPPLRTIPYFKDFVKSRRWELLGANGFCNSVKMSTPDGYINSSSNFIIAAVFDDRNMLCLCRPGDENWSFFPVCDVICDILFSSSTLYALVWNEEKDGVVAPTYPLNFAHHDAGHLMLKLVYDKHQDTNDIIDDYHNDYKRASNAQIRQMLLESTSKEVMVVHQVFDYIIEKKVDGDEQINENGDEDGAGIGDFEGNNDDEGGGASDVEEVINDTTKNVRVRTSRFVFYKIDERNNNFDVMQSLGDQLLFCGDDGVFSLPAGNIKDVENDCIYFITNFCRMVDLEFGATTCMSDGYGIFYLNGQIIEGPYQGGEISLKYQGSWFTPSL